A single region of the Gossypium arboreum isolate Shixiya-1 chromosome 12, ASM2569848v2, whole genome shotgun sequence genome encodes:
- the LOC108477675 gene encoding uncharacterized protein LOC108477675, translating to MSRGRGAPARGAGHTEVSQSVLVYAARRREDEDAPNVISDTFFVHHVPYTALIDVGYKTVRDFLDVFLDELPGLPPKREFAVAFIDDILVYSRTEEDHDEHIRVVLQILREKQLYAKFSKCEFWLCEVKLEHQLPSGLLQQLRFHYGSGKE from the exons ATGAGCCGTGGTCGTGGAGCACCGgccagaggtgctggtcatactgaggtCAGCCAATCAGTTctagtttatgctgcacgtcgTCGAGAGGACGAAGATGCCCCAAATGTTATTTCAGATACGTTCTTTGTTCATCATGTACCTtacactgcattgattgatgttgg ATATAAAACAGTTAGGGATTTTCTGGATGTTTTTCTCGATGAGCTACCGGGGTTACCTCCTAAACGTGAA TTTGCAGTGgcatttatagatgacattctggtgtattcaaGGACTGAGGAGGACCATGATGAACATATCCGGGTTGTTTTACAGATTTTGAGGgagaagcaactgtatgctaaattcagtaagtgtgaattctggttatgtgAG GTTAAATTAGAGCATCAACTGCCTTCGGGGTTGCTTCAGCAGTTAagattccactatggaagtgggaaagagtaa